One part of the Musa acuminata AAA Group cultivar baxijiao chromosome BXJ1-5, Cavendish_Baxijiao_AAA, whole genome shotgun sequence genome encodes these proteins:
- the LOC135674449 gene encoding pentatricopeptide repeat-containing protein At5g44230-like — protein MRAPTFPLPAPSPLLPLPALDALLVAAIDAAAGPRHLRAVHAVILHFGLHHRCFLVAKLLRGLSHYRVPLHPYPLRLFSLVPRPNPFLWTALIHSAVILRPRLPDYHPLRLYSLMRRQWPPSPPLSFTFTALLKSAAADLCLANGLQIHAQSISTGGFDADLFVQNTLISMYVECCDLASAHRVFDGMSIRDAISWTSLTVAYTKTGDLSSAEGLFERSPAKDMVAWTAMVTGYAQNAMPKKALTTFERMREAGVVIDEVALVGAVSAIAQLGAAKHAVWIRDIVDSNGFRQTVVVGSAMVDMFAKCGLIDEARQMFDEMMNRNVYTYSAMIVGLAAHGRAHEAIALFKEMAGKTDVKPNHVTFIGVLTACSHAGMVEVGRYYFHLMKDEYGIVPSPDHYTCMVDLLGRAGLVEDALELVRSMPMEPHGGVWGALLGACRIHIKPEIARIAANHLFELEPDRIGNYMLLSNTYASAGMWDEVSKVRKLMRARGLKKNPSASWTEDKDGSVHEFFAGDGLHPRTHEIKDTLEDLLGKLKLEGYDPVLSSVLYDINDNEKEKLLKGHSEKLALAFGLLTTGAGDTIRIVKNLRICEDCHLVMRLASRAVNREIVVRDNMRFHHFKDGACSCGEFW, from the coding sequence ATGCGGGCCCCAACATTCCCGCTTCCGGCCCCCTCACCCCTCCTCCCCCTTCCCGCACTCGACGCCCTCCTCGTCGCCGCCATCGACGCCGCCGCCGGCCCCCGCCACCTCCGGGCCGTCCACGCTGTCATACTCCATTTCGGCCTCCACCACCGCTGTTTCCTCGTCGCCAAGCTCCTCCGCGGGCTCTCCCACTACCGCGTTCCCCTCCATCCCTACCCCCTCCGCCTCTTCTCCCTTGTTCCCCGCCCCAACCCCTTCCTCTGGACCGCCCTTATCCACTCCGCCGTAATTCTCCGACCTCGCCTCCCCGATTACCACCCCCTCCGGCTCTACTCCCTCATGCGCCGCCAATGGCCTCCCTCGCCTCCGCTCTCCTTCACCTTCACCGCCCTCCTCAAGTCTGCCGCTGCCGACCTATGCCTCGCCAATGGCCTCCAGATACACGCCCAGTCCATTTCCACGGGCGGCTTTGACGCCGACCTCTTCGTCCAGAACACGCTCATCTCTATGTATGTCGAATGCTGTGACTTGGCCTCGGCTCATAGGGTGTTTGACGGAATGTCCATTCGGGATGCCATTTCTTGGACTTCGTTGACTGTGGCTTACACAAAAACTGGCGACCTCTCTTCTGCAGAAGGGTTATTTGAAAGATCCCCTGCAAAAGATATGGTGGCATGGACGGCGATGGTCACCGGATACGCTCAGAATGCCATGCCTAAAAAGGCACTGACAACGTTCGAGAGAATGCGTGAAGCGGGTGTTGTGATCGACGAGGTTGCGTTGGTTGGCGCAGTTTCTGCTATTGCACAGTTGGGTGCTGCAAAGCATGCCGTCTGGATTCGGGATATTGTGGACAGCAATGGGTTCCGGCAGACTGTGGTCGTGGGTTCGGCTATGGTAGATATGTTCGCAAAGTGTGGGCTCATCGATGAGGCACGCCAGATGTTCGATGAAATGATGAACCGGAATGTGTACACATACAGTGCAATGATCGTCGGACTTGCAGCACATGGCAGAGCTCATGAGGCAATTGCTTTGTTTAAGGAGATGGCGGGGAAGACAGATGTGAAGCCAAACCACGTCACGTTCATTGGGGTGCTCACGGCTTGTAGCCATGCTGGGATGGTGGAGGTAGGCCGATACTACTTCCATTTAATGAAGGATGAGTATGGGATTGTTCCTTCTCCTGATCACTATACATGCATGGTTGATTTGTTGGGACGCGCTGGACTTGTTGAAGATGCTCTCGAGCTTGTGAGGTCAATGCCAATGGAGCCACATGGTGGTGTGTGGGGTGCATTACTGGGAGCTTGTCGGATTCATATTAAACCTGAGATAGCTAGAATTGCTGCGAATCATTTGTTTGAGCTTGAACCTGATAGAATTGGCAACTACATGTTGCTTTCAAATACATATGCATCTGCAGGGATGTGGGATGAGGTGTCAAAGGTTAGGAAGTTGATGAGAGCAAGGGGGTTGAAGAAGAACCCATCTGCAAGCTGGACAGAAGATAAGGATGGGTCAGTCCATGAATTTTTTGCAGGGGATGGTTTGCacccaagaacacatgagataaagGATACTTTAGAGGATCTGTTGGGGAAGTTGAAACTAGAAGGTTATGATCCAGTATTGAGCTCAGTTCTTTATGATATTAATGATAATGAGAAGGAAAAGTTACTAAAGGGTCACAGTGAGAAGCTGGCTTTGGCATTTGGCCTGTTGACGACTGGTGCTGGGGACACAATTAGGATTGTGAAGAACCTGAGGATTTGTGAGGACTGTCATCTGGTGATGCGCCTTGCATCAAGGGCTGTGAACAGGGAGATTGTGGTGAGGGATAATATGAGGTTTCACCATTTCAAAGATGGGGCATGCTCCTGCGGAGAGTTTTGGTAA
- the LOC103985483 gene encoding uncharacterized protein LOC103985483 isoform X2, with product MTTRTIRRRLHHGDVDGRKSEFVEPSRFDIQNEPLLGNDNHSDNYKGYDDRHRQDWDDKTKEVDLHWTCLLSNLTVQWSQWLASIARGSGSVLGRLLSLSSITSVQFVPICLTPLQEERLRNLRRRLKVRFDGSHLDHLDALKQLWQSSYPNREVPPFKSDSWKEMGWQGCDPSTDFRGGGFISLENLIYFAKNYPNSFQMLLHKSEGRRAEWEYPFAVAGVNVSFMLIQMLDLQSGVRFLGLLGNDEKAFDNLYCIAFCMLDAQWLARHASYMEFNEVLKFTRIQLERELALEDVTSIKDLPAYNMII from the exons ATGACAACAAGAACCATTAGAAGGCGGCTTCATCATGGAGATGTTGATGGAAGGAAAAGTGAGTTTGTGGAACCATCAAGATTTGATATCCAAAATGAACCACTACTTGGAAATGACAACCATTCAGACAATTATAAG GGATATGATGATAGACACAGACAAGATTGGGATGACAAAACAAAGGAAGTAGACCTTCACTGGACCTGCCTTTTGTCCAATTTGACTGTTCAGTGGTCTCAATGGTTAG cAAGTATTGCCCGTGGCTCTGGATCTGTTTTAGGAAGGTTATTATCACTTTCTTCTATTACAAGTGTACAATTTGTCCCAATTTGTCTTACTCCATTGCAG GAAGAAAGATTGAGAAACCTGAGGCGGAGACTGAAGGTTCGGTTTGATGGTTCTCATTTGGATCATCTA GATGCTCTGAAACAGCTTTGGCAGTCATCCTACCCTAATCGAGAAGTTCCCCCGTTTAAATCTGACTCATGGAAGGAAATGGGTTGGCAAGGTTGTGATCCATCAACCGATTTCAG GGGTGGTGGCTTTATATCATTGGAAAACCTCATCTATTTTGCCAAAAACTACCCG AATTCTTTCCAAATGCTGTTGCACAAATCAGAAGGTAGAAGAGCTGAGTGGGAGTATCCTTTTGCCGTAGCTGGCGTTAATGTATCATTCATGTTGATTCAGATGCTAGACTTGCAGTCAG GAGTTCGTTTCCTGGGACTGCTTGGAAACGATGAGAAAGCATTTGATAACCTCTATTGTATAGCTTTCTGTATGTTGGATGCTCAGTGGCTTGCAAGACATGCTTCTTATATGGAGTTCAAT GAGGTTCTGAAGTTCACAAGAATTCAGTTGGAGCGCGAACTTGCACTGGAAGACGTTACCAGCATAAAAGACTTGCCTGCATACAACATGATTATATAG
- the LOC103985482 gene encoding plasma membrane ATPase, translating to MGGDKASSLEELKNETVDLEKIPIEEVFEQLKCTKEGLTSQEGADRLQIFGPNKLEEKKESKFLKFLGFMWNPLSWVMEMAAIMAIALANGGGRAPDWQDFLGIAILLVINSTISFIEENNAGNAAAALMARLAPKAKVLRDGTWAEQDAAILVPGDIISIKLGDIIPADARLLEGDPLKIDQSALTGESLPVTKNPGSGVYSGSTCKQGEIEAVVIATGVHTFFGKAAHLVDSTNQVGHFQKVLTAIGNFCICSIATGIVIEIIVMYPIQHRSYRDGIDNLLVLLIGGIPIAMPTVLSVTMAIGSHKLSQQGAITKRMTAIEEMAGMDVLCSDKTGTLTLNKLSVDKNLIEVFAKGVDKDHVVLLAARASRTENQDAIDAAMVGMLADPKEARAGIQEVHFLPFNPVDKRTALTYVDANGNWHRASKGAPEQIMSLCNCKEDVRKKVHAVIDKFAERGLRSLAVARQEVPERTKESAGTPWQFVGLLPLFDPPRHDSAETIRKALNLGVNVKMITGDQLAIAKETGRRLGMGTNMYPSSSLLGQHKDETLAALPVDELIEKADGFAGVFPEHKYEIVKKLQERKHICGMTGDGVNDAPALKKADIGIAVSDATDAARSASDIVLTEPGLSVIISAVLTSRAIFQRMKNYTIYAVSITIRIVLGFMLIALIWKFDFSPFMVLIIAILNDGTIMTISKDRVKPSPMPDSWKLKEIFATGIVLGTYLALMTVLFFWAMKETDFFSNKFHVRSLRDSEHEMMAALYLQVSIISQALIFVTRSRGWFFLDRPGLLLCCAFVIAQLIATVVAVYANWSFARIKGCGWGWAGIIWLYSLISFIPLDWIKFAIRYVLSGNAWTYLFDRKTAFTTKKDYGREEREAQWAIAQRTLHGLQPPDTTSLFNDKSSYRELSEIAEQAKRRAEIARLRELHTLKGHVESVVKLKGLDIDTMQQHYTV from the exons ATGGGAGGAGACAAAGCTAGCAGCTTGGAGGAGCTCAAGAACGAGACTGTTGATCTG GAGAAGATTCCGATAGAGGAAGTGTTCGAGCAGCTGAAATGTACCAAGGAGGGACTGACGTCGCAGGAGGGCGCCGACCGGCTTCAGATCTTTGGGCCAAACAAGCTCGAGGAGAAGAAG GAAAGCAAGTTCCTCAAGTTTCTCGGGTTCATGTGGAATCCCCTGTCCTGGGTCATGGAGATGGCCGCCATCATGGCCATCGCCCTGGCTAATGGTGGAGGGAGGGCCCCAGATTGGCAAGACTTTCTTGGCATCGCTATTCTGCTGGTCATCAACTCCACCATCTCCTTCATCGAAGAGAACAATGCTGGAAATGCTGCAGCAGCTCTCATGGCTCGCTTGGCCCCGAAAGCGAAG GTTCTCAGAGATGGCACCTGGGCCGAGCAGGACGCTGCAATTCTTGTGCCCGGAGACATCATCAGCATCAAACTGGGGGATATCATCCCGGCCGACGCGCGCCTGCTCGAGGGAGACCCGCTGAAGATTGACCAATCCGCTCTCACCGGGGAATCCCTTCCTGTCACCAAGAATCCAGGAAGTGGGGTGTACTCCGGCTCGACATGCAAGCAGGGCGAGATCGAAGCTGTTGTCATCGCTACCGGCGTGCACACCTTCTTCGGCAAGGCGGCTCACTTGGTCGACAGCACTAACCAAGTCGGGCACTTCCAAAAGGTCCTGACGGCCATCGGAAACTTCTGCATCTGCTCCATCGCCACCGGCATCGTCATCGAGATCATCGTCATGTACCCCATCCAGCACAGGTCGTACAGGGACGGCATAGACAATCTACTGGTCCTGTTGATCGGAGGAATACCCATCGCCATGCCCACCGTCTTGTCAGTCACCATGGCCATCGGGTCTCATAAGCTCTCCCAACAAGGCGCCATCACCAAGAGGATGACTGCCATCGAGGAAATGGCAGGCATGGACGTCCTCTGCAGTGACAAAACCGGGACACTCACGCTGAACAAGCTCAGCGTCGATAAGAACCTGATCGAGGTGTTTGCTAAAGGCGTCGACAAAGATCATGTGGTCTTACTGGCTGCAAGAGCATCACGGACGGAGAACCAGGACGCCATCGATGCCGCCATGGTCGGAATGCTTGCAGATCCAAAGGAG GCAAGAGCAGGAATCCAGGAAGTGCATTTCCTTCCCTTCAACCCTGTCGACAAGAGAACTGCACTCACGTACGTTGATGCCAACGGCAACTGGCATCGTGCAAGTAAAGGTGCTCCTGAACAG ATTATGAGCCTCTGCAACTGCAAGGAAGATGTTCGTAAAAAGGTTCACGCAGTAATCGACAAGTTCGCTGAACGCGGGCTTCGATCGTTGGCCGTGGCAAGACAG GAAGTTCCTGAGAGGACAAAGGAGAGTGCTGGGACGCCGTGGCAGTTCGTTGGCTTACTGCCCCTCTTCGACCCCCCAAGACATGACAGTGCTGAAACCATTCGGAAGGCTCTCAACCTCGGCGTGAACGTGAAGATGATCACTG GAGATCAGCTTGCGATAGCGAAGGAGACAGGTCGAAGACTCGGTATGGGAACAAACAtgtatccttcttcttcactacttGGACAACACAAGGACGAGACACTTGCGGCACTTCCCGTGGACGAACTGATCGAAAAGGCTGATGGGTTTGCAGGAGTTTTCCCAG AGCATAAATACGAAATCGTGAAGAAGCTGCAAGAAAGGAAGCATATTTGTGGAATGACAGGAGATGGTGTGAACGATGCACCGGCGTTGAAGAAGGCTGACATCGGTATTGCTGTTTCTGATGCCACTGATGCAGCAAGAAGTGCTTCCGACATTGTTCTCACTGAACCTGGTCTCAGCGTCATCATCAGTGCTGTTCTCACCAGCAGAGCCATCTTCCAGAGGATGAAGAACTACACA ATCTATGCTGTTTCAATTACCATCCGTATTGTC CTTGGGTTTATGCTGATTGCGCTGATATGGAAATTCGACTTCTCCCCGTTCATGGTTCTGATCATTGCTATACTTAACGATG GTACAATCATGACAATCTCCAAAGATCGCGTGAAGCCATCTCCGATGCCAGATAGCTGGAAACTGAAGGAGATCTTTGCTACTGGAATCGTGCTCGGAACTTACTTGGCTTTGATGACTGTCCTCTTCTTCTGGGCCATGAAGGAGACGGACTTCTTCTCG AATAAGTTCCACGTTCGATCATTGAGAGACAGCGAGCACGAGATGATGGCTGCTCTGTACCTGCAAGTCAGCATCATCAGTCAGGCTCTCATATTCGTCACTCGATCGCGAGGATGGTTCTTCCTTGACCGCCCCGGACTTCTACTGTGCTGTGCCTTTGTGATCGCTCAGCTG attgctACTGTGGTTGCTGTCTATGCTAACTGGAGCTTTGCAAGAATTAAAGGCTGTGGATGGGGTTGGGCTGGAATAATATGGCTCTACAGCTTAATCTCCTTCATCCCACTTGACTGGATCAAGTTCGCGATTCGCTACGTTCTTAGTGGAAATGCCTGGACTTACCTCTTCGACAGGAAG ACTGCCTTCACGACAAAGAAGGATTACGGCAGAGAGGAAAGGGAAGCTCAATGGGCTATTGCGCAGAGGACGCTTCATGGCCTCCAACCTCCTGACACTACGAGTCTGTTCAACGACAAGAGCAGCTACCGCGAGCTATCGGAGATCGCCGAGCAGGCCAAGAGGCGAGCTGAGATCGCAAG GCTACGTGAGCTGCACACTCTCAAGGGTCACGTCGAGTCGGTGGTGAAGCTGAAGGGGCTTGACATCGACACCATGCAGCAGCACTACACAGTGTAG
- the LOC103985483 gene encoding uncharacterized protein LOC103985483 isoform X1 → MTTRTIRRRLHHGDVDGRKSEFVEPSRFDIQNEPLLGNDNHSDNYKGYDDRHRQDWDDKTKEVDLHWTCLLSNLTVQWSQWLASIARGSGSVLGRLLSLSSITSVQFVPICLTPLQEERLRNLRRRLKVRFDGSHLDHLDALKQLWQSSYPNREVPPFKSDSWKEMGWQGCDPSTDFRGGGFISLENLIYFAKNYPNSFQMLLHKSEGRRAEWEYPFAVAGVNVSFMLIQMLDLQSDFPSSKAGVRFLGLLGNDEKAFDNLYCIAFCMLDAQWLARHASYMEFNEVLKFTRIQLERELALEDVTSIKDLPAYNMII, encoded by the exons ATGACAACAAGAACCATTAGAAGGCGGCTTCATCATGGAGATGTTGATGGAAGGAAAAGTGAGTTTGTGGAACCATCAAGATTTGATATCCAAAATGAACCACTACTTGGAAATGACAACCATTCAGACAATTATAAG GGATATGATGATAGACACAGACAAGATTGGGATGACAAAACAAAGGAAGTAGACCTTCACTGGACCTGCCTTTTGTCCAATTTGACTGTTCAGTGGTCTCAATGGTTAG cAAGTATTGCCCGTGGCTCTGGATCTGTTTTAGGAAGGTTATTATCACTTTCTTCTATTACAAGTGTACAATTTGTCCCAATTTGTCTTACTCCATTGCAG GAAGAAAGATTGAGAAACCTGAGGCGGAGACTGAAGGTTCGGTTTGATGGTTCTCATTTGGATCATCTA GATGCTCTGAAACAGCTTTGGCAGTCATCCTACCCTAATCGAGAAGTTCCCCCGTTTAAATCTGACTCATGGAAGGAAATGGGTTGGCAAGGTTGTGATCCATCAACCGATTTCAG GGGTGGTGGCTTTATATCATTGGAAAACCTCATCTATTTTGCCAAAAACTACCCG AATTCTTTCCAAATGCTGTTGCACAAATCAGAAGGTAGAAGAGCTGAGTGGGAGTATCCTTTTGCCGTAGCTGGCGTTAATGTATCATTCATGTTGATTCAGATGCTAGACTTGCAGTCAG ATTTTCCATCTTCAAAAGCAGGAGTTCGTTTCCTGGGACTGCTTGGAAACGATGAGAAAGCATTTGATAACCTCTATTGTATAGCTTTCTGTATGTTGGATGCTCAGTGGCTTGCAAGACATGCTTCTTATATGGAGTTCAAT GAGGTTCTGAAGTTCACAAGAATTCAGTTGGAGCGCGAACTTGCACTGGAAGACGTTACCAGCATAAAAGACTTGCCTGCATACAACATGATTATATAG